From Rudanella lutea DSM 19387, a single genomic window includes:
- a CDS encoding bestrophin family protein: MIEYDPKDWLRFIFSIHKADTIRKLSPVLAAMAAYCALVAYVVIEYVHPGPDSDLKNIAIMHSLLGFVISMLLVFRTNTAYDRWWEGRKAWGALTNNSRNLALKLAHILDPADTESRQFFRAMIPNYAVALKNHLRGRHRPEEWTACPGFDPHSVAPDRHQPNQMAMRLFGKMDELYGRGTFRPEHLLVLNDEFTSFTDICGICERIHTTPIPFSYSSFLKKFIAVYCLTLPFGYVLSLHYWVVPVVVFVFYVLASLELIAEEIEDPFGNDANDLPTDQMAANIRKAVSELL, translated from the coding sequence ATGATTGAATACGACCCCAAAGACTGGCTCCGGTTCATTTTCTCGATCCACAAGGCCGATACCATTCGGAAACTGAGCCCCGTATTGGCGGCAATGGCGGCCTACTGTGCGCTGGTTGCCTACGTGGTCATCGAGTATGTGCATCCTGGTCCAGACTCCGACCTGAAAAACATCGCCATCATGCACTCGTTGCTGGGTTTTGTGATTTCGATGCTGCTCGTTTTCCGAACCAACACGGCCTATGACCGCTGGTGGGAGGGCCGCAAAGCCTGGGGAGCCCTCACCAACAACTCCCGAAACCTGGCCCTCAAGCTGGCCCACATTCTCGACCCGGCCGATACCGAGTCGCGGCAGTTTTTTCGGGCTATGATTCCCAATTACGCGGTTGCTCTGAAGAACCACCTGCGCGGTCGCCATCGACCTGAGGAGTGGACCGCTTGCCCCGGTTTCGACCCCCACAGCGTAGCCCCCGACCGGCATCAGCCCAATCAGATGGCCATGCGGCTCTTTGGGAAAATGGACGAACTGTACGGGCGGGGTACATTCAGGCCCGAGCATTTGCTGGTGCTCAACGATGAGTTTACGTCCTTTACCGATATCTGTGGCATTTGCGAACGGATACATACTACCCCGATTCCGTTTTCGTATTCGTCGTTTCTGAAAAAATTCATTGCGGTGTACTGCCTTACCCTGCCGTTTGGGTATGTGCTGTCGCTACATTACTGGGTGGTGCCGGTGGTGGTATTTGTGTTCTATGTGCTCGCCAGTCTTGAACTGATTGCCGAGGAGATAGAAGACCCCTTCGGTAACGATGCCAACGACCTGCCCACCGATCAGATGGCGGCCAACATTCGCAAGGCTGTGTCAGAGCTGCTCTGA
- a CDS encoding MATE family efflux transporter: MPNTETTSRNDLGTAPVQRLFFRFYVPSLISMASIAAHQVINGIILGQQVGKEALGAIGLYTPVLLLFIAFVLSIMIGGGILFARHVGGGRLAEARHVFEVATTLVLGVGTVAALSTPWITGPLVSWLAAGQSPIMVQYTTECTYWNLLFTPFFLIRVLWGGFLSNDNAPGITKNATVLAAILNIVLDLVLVVVFPYGVAGAAIATGLALLVAVVYLAVAIERRKGHLSLRRFRLGLRFTEWPELFRLGFPSFVSEVSVAFGFFLINRSLLPYGALAVSAFGVVNLLSNLFLRLFTAAMLAIQPIMAYNIGARQPHRVIETLRFALLFTFMVGVGVYLIGFFGSDLLINIVSADESDEFKQVATRAIMLSFILFAATGPNYVLVMYIQIIGQATLSTLTNVVRGFLLIALLLLVLPEPLGMHLNGVWLARPLAEVLLLLGLGLFLWYRRDRFFSDDTILRTRS; the protein is encoded by the coding sequence ATGCCAAACACCGAAACAACATCCCGCAACGACTTAGGAACCGCGCCGGTACAACGGCTTTTTTTTCGGTTTTACGTGCCCAGCCTGATCAGCATGGCGTCTATTGCGGCCCATCAGGTCATTAACGGCATTATTCTGGGGCAGCAGGTCGGTAAAGAGGCTCTGGGTGCCATTGGGCTCTACACGCCGGTGCTGTTGCTGTTTATTGCGTTTGTGCTCAGTATCATGATCGGCGGAGGGATTTTGTTTGCCCGGCACGTAGGGGGTGGCCGACTGGCCGAGGCCCGGCACGTTTTTGAGGTAGCTACCACGCTGGTGTTAGGGGTGGGCACGGTGGCGGCCCTGAGCACCCCCTGGATTACGGGGCCATTGGTCAGCTGGCTCGCGGCCGGTCAATCGCCCATCATGGTTCAGTACACCACCGAATGCACGTACTGGAATCTCCTGTTTACGCCTTTTTTTCTGATTCGGGTATTGTGGGGAGGCTTTCTATCGAACGACAATGCGCCCGGCATCACGAAGAATGCCACGGTGCTGGCGGCCATCCTGAACATTGTGCTCGACCTGGTTCTGGTGGTTGTATTCCCGTACGGGGTGGCCGGGGCGGCCATTGCTACTGGTCTGGCGCTGCTGGTTGCGGTGGTGTATCTGGCGGTGGCCATCGAACGGCGCAAGGGACATTTGAGCCTGCGCCGGTTTCGGTTGGGTCTTCGGTTTACCGAATGGCCCGAACTGTTCCGGCTCGGCTTTCCGTCGTTTGTGTCAGAAGTATCGGTAGCGTTTGGGTTCTTTCTAATCAACCGGAGCCTGCTGCCGTACGGCGCATTGGCGGTGTCGGCGTTTGGGGTGGTAAACCTGTTGAGCAATCTTTTCCTACGTCTGTTTACGGCTGCTATGCTCGCTATTCAGCCCATTATGGCATACAATATTGGCGCTCGCCAGCCGCACCGGGTCATCGAAACCCTCCGGTTTGCGTTGCTTTTCACCTTCATGGTGGGGGTGGGGGTGTATTTGATTGGCTTTTTCGGGTCCGATTTGCTCATCAATATCGTTTCGGCCGATGAGTCCGACGAGTTTAAGCAGGTGGCTACCCGCGCCATTATGCTGTCGTTTATCCTGTTTGCGGCTACCGGCCCCAACTACGTGCTGGTCATGTACATCCAGATAATTGGCCAGGCTACGCTGTCGACGTTGACCAACGTGGTTCGCGGATTCCTGCTGATTGCTTTGTTGCTGCTCGTGTTGCCGGAGCCGCTGGGAATGCACCTCAACGGCGTTTGGCTGGCCCGTCCTCTGGCCGAAGTGCTGTTGCTGCTGGGCCTGGGGTTGTTCTTATGGTATCGTCGCGATCGGTTTTTCAGCGACGATACCATTCTGCGCACCCGCTCCTAA
- a CDS encoding family 43 glycosylhydrolase, translating into MRSLFLLLFGCSTALAQVAPLAPLTNPSGERTAQTYCNPMDISYRYNFEQLNERISYRSGADPVIINHKKGNNPGEYYLFVTIQGGWWHSKDLVNWRYVVPDKWPMEDMCAPAALSVRDTLYLFQSTFEQRPIFISTEPEKGKLTFYNRWLPRLPKDIGPWDPALFHDPDTDKWYMYWGSSNVYPLFGAELDKSRNLTYAGNNPAEAYKAMFWLDPYKHGWERFGPNHSDPFKPFTEGAWMTKYNGKYYLQYGAPGTEYNVYGNGTYVGKSPLGPFEYAPYNPVAYKPGGYATGCGHGNTFLDNFGNYWNTGTTWIGVNWGMERRIVMNPAGFDKDDQMYVNTRFGDFPHRLADKKWGSLQGQAPDESFTGWMLLNYKKPVRASSTLATAPTDTVTADRVADENPRTFWVAGQNRPGETLTTDLGSEHDIRAVQVNYFDYKLAIFDSDSTVYTQFKILTSTDGKNWETVADLTREPKKDHTCAYVEIPLRTNGKPVRARYVRYEHVYTAGKHLSINGFRVFGNGLGKAPATPTMTAKRQKDERNADLTWTKVPGAVGYNVRWGIAPDKLYQTYQFWHDHPGSFELRALNVGVPYYFAIEAFNENGVSTLSPVVSSDSGR; encoded by the coding sequence ATGCGTAGCCTATTCTTGTTGCTGTTCGGATGCAGCACGGCGCTGGCTCAGGTAGCGCCCTTAGCTCCGCTCACCAACCCCTCGGGCGAACGGACCGCCCAAACGTACTGCAACCCGATGGACATCAGCTATCGGTACAACTTTGAGCAGCTAAACGAGCGAATTTCGTACCGGTCGGGTGCCGACCCGGTTATTATCAACCACAAAAAAGGGAATAATCCCGGCGAGTATTACCTCTTTGTGACCATTCAGGGGGGCTGGTGGCACTCCAAAGACCTGGTCAACTGGCGCTACGTGGTACCCGACAAGTGGCCCATGGAAGATATGTGTGCCCCGGCGGCACTGTCGGTGCGCGACACGCTCTACCTGTTTCAGAGTACCTTCGAGCAGCGGCCCATTTTCATCTCAACAGAGCCCGAAAAAGGCAAACTAACGTTTTATAACCGCTGGCTACCACGCTTACCCAAAGATATTGGCCCCTGGGACCCGGCCCTGTTTCACGACCCCGACACCGACAAGTGGTACATGTACTGGGGCTCTTCAAACGTGTACCCCCTGTTTGGAGCTGAGCTCGACAAGAGTCGTAACCTGACCTACGCGGGCAACAATCCGGCCGAAGCATACAAGGCTATGTTCTGGCTTGATCCGTACAAACACGGCTGGGAGAGGTTCGGGCCCAACCACTCCGACCCGTTCAAACCGTTTACCGAGGGTGCCTGGATGACCAAGTATAACGGTAAATACTACCTGCAATATGGCGCGCCCGGCACCGAATACAACGTGTACGGTAACGGAACCTACGTGGGCAAAAGTCCGCTCGGGCCGTTTGAGTATGCTCCTTACAACCCCGTAGCCTATAAGCCGGGAGGCTACGCCACAGGCTGCGGGCACGGCAACACATTTCTCGACAATTTTGGCAACTACTGGAACACCGGCACCACCTGGATTGGGGTAAACTGGGGCATGGAACGCCGGATTGTAATGAACCCGGCCGGTTTTGATAAAGACGACCAAATGTATGTGAACACTCGGTTTGGGGATTTCCCGCACCGGTTGGCCGACAAAAAATGGGGCAGCCTACAGGGACAGGCCCCCGATGAGTCGTTTACGGGCTGGATGTTGCTGAACTACAAAAAGCCGGTACGGGCCTCCTCAACGCTGGCAACGGCCCCCACCGACACCGTAACCGCCGATCGGGTGGCCGACGAAAATCCGCGCACGTTTTGGGTAGCGGGCCAAAACCGCCCCGGCGAAACGCTCACCACCGACCTCGGTTCCGAGCACGACATTCGGGCGGTGCAGGTCAACTACTTTGATTACAAGCTCGCCATCTTCGACTCCGATTCGACGGTTTACACGCAGTTTAAAATCCTGACTTCGACCGACGGCAAAAACTGGGAAACCGTAGCCGACCTGACCAGGGAGCCTAAAAAAGATCACACCTGCGCCTACGTCGAAATTCCGCTCCGAACCAATGGCAAACCCGTGCGGGCACGGTATGTACGCTACGAACACGTGTACACAGCCGGCAAGCACCTATCTATTAACGGATTCCGGGTATTTGGCAATGGACTCGGTAAAGCTCCGGCCACCCCGACCATGACCGCCAAACGCCAGAAAGACGAACGAAATGCTGACCTGACCTGGACTAAAGTGCCCGGTGCCGTTGGGTACAACGTTCGCTGGGGTATTGCCCCCGACAAACTCTACCAGACCTACCAGTTCTGGCACGACCATCCCGGTAGCTTTGAGTTACGTGCTCTCAACGTAGGCGTGCCCTACTACTTCGCCATCGAAGCGTTCAACGAAAACGGGGTGTCGACACTCAGCCCGGTGGTTAGCAGCGATTCTGGACGGTAG
- a CDS encoding MarR family winged helix-turn-helix transcriptional regulator, whose protein sequence is MDKGEANVIELVNAWARYSADTPNADLPGFCLHYLTEHASLSTGETTEDIPDQDGLIHKQWLESMTGQIYRSPVPVQVEARLGALVGRLGKYAYFYSKKAMQPFDFRSIEEPVYLIALMQMGTPKKSELIYEMMAEFASGTDVINRLIRMGYIEEFPDEQDRRSRRLKITPEGLKTIQQAMPVMNRVGAVAYSSLTDGEKALLTQILDKLDHYHAEHFRQSRNADFDEVYDRMVGSRD, encoded by the coding sequence ATGGATAAAGGAGAAGCTAACGTAATTGAGCTGGTCAATGCCTGGGCCCGCTACAGCGCAGACACGCCGAATGCCGACCTGCCCGGGTTCTGCCTGCACTATCTGACGGAGCACGCAAGCCTATCGACCGGAGAAACCACCGAAGACATACCCGATCAGGACGGCCTCATCCATAAGCAGTGGCTCGAAAGTATGACCGGACAGATCTACCGCTCGCCGGTACCGGTTCAGGTAGAGGCCCGGCTGGGGGCTCTGGTGGGGCGCTTGGGCAAGTATGCTTATTTCTACTCCAAGAAGGCTATGCAACCCTTCGATTTCCGGTCGATTGAGGAGCCCGTGTACCTGATTGCCCTCATGCAGATGGGCACCCCCAAAAAAAGTGAGTTGATTTACGAGATGATGGCGGAGTTTGCCTCAGGCACCGACGTAATAAACCGGCTCATCCGAATGGGGTATATTGAGGAGTTCCCCGACGAACAGGACCGCCGGTCGAGACGGCTGAAAATCACGCCGGAGGGGCTGAAAACGATTCAGCAGGCCATGCCCGTGATGAACCGCGTGGGGGCCGTGGCCTACAGCTCGCTCACCGATGGCGAGAAAGCCTTACTGACCCAAATTCTGGACAAGCTCGATCATTATCACGCCGAACATTTCCGCCAAAGCCGAAATGCCGATTTCGACGAGGTGTATGACCGAATGGTGGGAAGCCGGGATTAG
- a CDS encoding ABC transporter ATP-binding protein yields the protein MIAELKGAGKEYRTGDQTIVALQPTTLQLNEGELMLIIGPSGSGKTTLLSLLGCVIYPSYGDLWVNGQHVNQLKETALARLRLDTIGFVFQNFNLLAPLTAEENVMMPLQLQGVGSTEARDRTEQALKTVGMTDRRKNLPKQLSGGQQQRIAIARALVTNPKLVLCDEPTAALDKDSLGVVMRELRTLADGGKSVAVVTHDPRLKEYAHRIVEVDNGFVRELDNPSEL from the coding sequence ATGATTGCGGAATTGAAAGGCGCGGGCAAAGAATACCGCACCGGCGACCAAACGATTGTTGCCCTACAACCGACTACCTTACAACTGAATGAAGGTGAGTTGATGCTCATTATTGGGCCGTCGGGGTCTGGAAAAACCACCCTGCTCTCCCTGCTGGGCTGTGTTATTTACCCCAGCTACGGCGATTTATGGGTCAATGGGCAACATGTAAACCAGTTGAAAGAAACGGCCCTTGCCCGGCTCCGGCTCGACACCATCGGCTTTGTGTTTCAGAACTTCAACCTGCTGGCTCCCCTCACGGCTGAAGAAAACGTGATGATGCCCCTTCAGTTGCAGGGCGTGGGTAGTACCGAAGCCCGCGACCGCACCGAGCAGGCGCTTAAAACCGTTGGAATGACCGACCGCCGGAAAAACCTGCCCAAGCAGCTTTCGGGTGGGCAGCAGCAACGCATTGCTATTGCCCGTGCGCTGGTCACTAACCCAAAACTGGTCCTGTGCGATGAACCAACGGCTGCGCTCGATAAAGACTCGCTGGGGGTGGTCATGCGCGAACTTCGCACGCTGGCCGACGGTGGCAAGTCAGTGGCGGTAGTGACCCACGACCCCCGCCTGAAAGAATACGCCCACCGCATCGTGGAAGTAGATAATGGCTTTGTCCGCGAACTGGATAACCCTTCAGAACTATGA
- a CDS encoding YdeI/OmpD-associated family protein, with protein MTTFQTTISVVPGAMQVADIPNEIALGWLKDHGKRCCYQLNGGQLYHAALLPRAVGGYYIILNKQARAIAGITTGSSVTVTLTPDTSDFQCEMPDELAEVLATDPEAYEVFQSLTPGRQRSLIYLVTAVKSTDKRIERALRVARALQIGQTDPRKILK; from the coding sequence ATGACCACTTTCCAAACTACCATTAGTGTTGTTCCGGGCGCCATGCAGGTTGCCGACATCCCGAACGAGATCGCCCTGGGCTGGCTCAAAGACCACGGCAAGCGTTGCTGTTACCAACTCAACGGTGGTCAGCTCTATCACGCAGCCTTGCTCCCTCGGGCCGTTGGTGGCTATTACATTATTCTGAACAAGCAGGCTCGGGCCATAGCTGGCATCACAACTGGCAGCTCGGTGACCGTAACACTCACGCCCGACACCTCTGACTTTCAATGTGAGATGCCGGACGAACTGGCCGAAGTGCTGGCTACCGACCCCGAGGCCTATGAAGTTTTCCAAAGCCTTACACCCGGCCGGCAACGTAGCCTGATTTATTTGGTGACAGCGGTTAAATCGACCGACAAGCGAATTGAGCGGGCGCTGCGCGTTGCCAGAGCTTTACAAATTGGACAAACTGACCCCCGAAAAATTTTGAAATAA
- a CDS encoding HlyD family secretion protein — protein MNAAQRPILFGLIAIALGACGGKNEKSTQTQDSVRTVQTPKQIDEVVGIAIIEPAARISQLSAETGGLIRAINVNVGDQVQKGQVILTMDNAVETAQLQQANVKIKTQQDAIETARQNVQTLRVQLEKAQADLKRNETLFAGKALTPKDLDDSRYAVQNLQQQIRAAEAQVRQAQGQVASLRADIQYANTVAGLKTVKAPTSGTLLSLDAKVGQYLSNNQSIGEFAPAGPLVAITEVDELFALKVKVGQKAYVRPQGSDERLSTGTVVLASPYLRKKSLFADNTANLEDRRVREVRVQLDDPGKVIIGARVECVISVK, from the coding sequence ATGAATGCAGCACAACGACCGATACTCTTTGGCTTAATAGCCATTGCTTTAGGTGCCTGTGGTGGGAAAAACGAGAAGTCGACCCAAACACAGGATTCCGTCCGAACGGTACAGACACCCAAACAGATCGACGAAGTGGTAGGTATTGCTATTATCGAACCAGCCGCCCGGATTTCGCAACTCTCAGCCGAGACCGGTGGTCTGATTCGAGCCATAAACGTTAACGTAGGCGATCAGGTTCAAAAAGGGCAGGTAATTCTGACGATGGACAATGCCGTGGAAACCGCTCAGCTACAGCAGGCCAACGTGAAGATAAAAACCCAGCAGGACGCTATCGAAACGGCCCGCCAGAACGTGCAGACGCTCCGCGTGCAGCTCGAAAAAGCCCAGGCCGATCTGAAACGCAACGAGACCCTTTTCGCCGGGAAAGCCCTTACCCCAAAAGACCTCGACGACTCGCGCTACGCCGTACAGAACCTGCAACAGCAGATTCGGGCGGCTGAGGCACAGGTGCGGCAGGCGCAGGGGCAGGTGGCATCGCTCCGGGCCGATATTCAATACGCCAATACCGTGGCGGGTCTCAAAACGGTAAAAGCCCCAACCTCAGGAACCTTGCTGAGTCTGGATGCCAAAGTGGGTCAATACCTGTCCAATAACCAGTCGATCGGGGAGTTTGCCCCCGCAGGCCCCCTGGTGGCTATTACAGAGGTCGACGAACTCTTTGCCCTTAAGGTCAAAGTGGGGCAAAAAGCCTATGTCCGGCCGCAGGGAAGCGACGAGCGCCTGAGCACAGGCACGGTGGTACTGGCCTCGCCATACCTCCGTAAAAAATCGCTCTTCGCCGACAATACCGCTAACCTCGAAGACCGGCGCGTGCGCGAGGTTAGGGTACAGTTAGACGACCCTGGCAAGGTAATTATCGGCGCACGGGTGGAGTGTGTGATTAGTGTAAAGTGA
- a CDS encoding ABC transporter permease, producing MFRTAYKFIRYDKAKSLGALAGIVISVFLVGQQAGLFIFLTDAMRSIVDNNKGYIWVTDETTTNANQLSLLDTRKGNEIASLPGVERVYPVVVATVGAKFANGKTSGLALIGSQAPGFVGGPWRLYTAKPQDMLPDGAIITDFYDAKAHGGLKPGDYFEVNGKKVYNAGLTRGARSFGGGLLAFTTIERARYLGNVSTNKVSFYLVKHKPGVTEASVIQAINQSINGVRAWNADALSETTVRTVLATNGIAASFGSLIGFAIISGLVIIGLTLYSAAIDRIKDYGTLKAIGATNGYISRLILMQAFLFAVVGFVVGRGLVEGFRYGIAQSGTLFYFPGWFDFALFAVTILISLGGSVFAIRRINSLEPATVFRG from the coding sequence ATGTTCAGGACAGCTTACAAATTCATCCGTTACGACAAGGCCAAGTCATTGGGAGCATTGGCGGGTATTGTGATTTCGGTGTTTCTGGTGGGCCAACAGGCCGGTCTGTTTATCTTCCTCACCGACGCCATGCGTAGCATTGTGGACAACAACAAAGGCTACATCTGGGTGACGGATGAAACGACCACCAACGCCAATCAACTGAGCCTGCTCGATACCCGCAAAGGCAATGAGATAGCTTCGCTGCCGGGTGTCGAACGGGTGTACCCGGTGGTGGTGGCCACCGTAGGCGCCAAGTTTGCCAATGGTAAAACGAGCGGGCTGGCCCTTATTGGCTCGCAGGCACCCGGCTTTGTGGGTGGCCCGTGGCGGCTCTACACGGCCAAACCGCAGGATATGCTCCCCGATGGCGCCATCATCACCGACTTTTACGACGCCAAAGCTCACGGGGGGCTCAAACCGGGCGATTACTTTGAGGTCAACGGTAAAAAGGTGTACAACGCGGGCCTGACGCGCGGAGCCCGGTCGTTCGGTGGGGGATTACTCGCCTTTACAACCATCGAACGCGCCCGCTATCTCGGCAACGTATCGACCAATAAAGTCAGCTTTTATCTGGTGAAGCACAAACCGGGCGTCACCGAAGCGTCGGTTATTCAGGCGATCAACCAGAGCATCAACGGCGTGCGGGCCTGGAATGCTGATGCCCTCTCCGAAACCACCGTCCGCACGGTGCTGGCTACCAACGGCATTGCGGCTTCGTTTGGGAGCCTGATTGGTTTCGCCATCATTTCGGGACTGGTCATTATTGGCCTTACGCTTTACTCGGCCGCTATCGACCGGATCAAGGATTATGGCACGCTGAAAGCCATTGGGGCCACCAACGGCTACATCAGCCGTCTGATTCTGATGCAGGCCTTTTTGTTTGCCGTGGTCGGTTTTGTGGTGGGTCGGGGGCTGGTCGAAGGGTTTCGGTACGGGATTGCCCAGTCGGGTACATTGTTTTATTTCCCCGGCTGGTTCGATTTTGCCCTGTTTGCCGTGACCATTCTCATTTCGCTGGGCGGGAGTGTGTTTGCCATTCGTCGAATCAATTCACTGGAACCGGCAACTGTGTTTAGGGGATGA
- a CDS encoding TolC family protein, with product MRLLGFLLFFHSFTLSLFGQSPISLPEALKQAQANRLELTNGQLQVQLSGSDEARRRARWQPQLNAGADLRWNTQIQRSVIKNAPFANNQDIVLRFGTPINNLLNVQAEQKVYDAQSRVERDINRLNVESQQATLERLNVDVRQQVTEAYYQAVFNREKKRLSEQARMRAQTYLDQAKTRLQAGTLLESDYNRFVLDLSNAELTLRNDGRDYALSLDNLRYRINSPNAVEPADSLTALFTQFQADERTTNERIELRQEDLSRQLNLLNERKEQARLLPVVSAYGAYAAQQLADTFNPFASGTWFPYNYVGLRVNVPLFDGRQTRLNRQEYVTRAQINQNTLQRLRNDFDYETRAARNTLEQARENLTETRKNIEQAQRILAIDRVRFDAGTLLLADFRNSEYAVQQAENNYLRAVYDVLLGQLQVRKALGSL from the coding sequence ATGAGACTCCTTGGTTTCCTTTTGTTCTTTCACTCTTTCACTCTTTCGCTCTTTGGACAGTCGCCCATCTCGCTGCCAGAAGCGTTGAAACAGGCACAAGCCAACCGGCTCGAACTGACCAATGGGCAGCTTCAGGTGCAGCTCTCGGGTAGTGACGAGGCCCGCCGGCGGGCGCGGTGGCAACCGCAGCTCAATGCCGGGGCCGACCTTCGCTGGAATACCCAAATACAGCGCAGCGTGATCAAAAACGCGCCGTTCGCCAATAATCAGGATATTGTCCTTCGGTTTGGTACGCCCATCAATAACTTGCTGAATGTGCAGGCCGAGCAGAAGGTGTACGACGCCCAAAGCCGGGTAGAACGCGACATCAATCGGCTGAACGTAGAAAGCCAGCAGGCCACGCTCGAACGGCTGAACGTAGATGTGCGGCAACAGGTGACCGAAGCGTATTATCAGGCGGTATTTAATCGGGAGAAAAAACGGCTCTCGGAACAGGCGCGGATGCGGGCGCAGACGTACCTCGATCAGGCCAAAACGCGCCTACAGGCGGGCACCTTGCTCGAGTCAGACTACAATCGGTTTGTGCTCGACCTGAGCAATGCGGAATTAACTCTGCGGAACGACGGGCGGGATTACGCCCTCAGCCTCGACAACCTGCGCTACCGGATCAATAGCCCGAATGCGGTGGAACCGGCCGACTCACTAACGGCTCTGTTTACCCAGTTTCAGGCTGATGAACGCACCACAAATGAGCGTATCGAACTGCGGCAGGAAGACCTGAGCCGACAGCTGAACCTCCTGAACGAACGAAAAGAACAGGCCCGGCTGTTGCCCGTGGTGTCGGCTTACGGCGCGTATGCCGCCCAACAGCTTGCTGATACATTCAATCCGTTTGCGTCGGGCACGTGGTTCCCGTACAATTACGTGGGCCTGCGGGTCAATGTTCCGCTTTTCGATGGTCGGCAAACTCGCCTGAACCGGCAGGAGTATGTAACGAGGGCGCAAATCAACCAGAATACGCTACAACGGCTCCGCAACGATTTCGACTACGAAACCCGCGCGGCCCGCAATACTCTCGAACAAGCCCGCGAGAACCTGACCGAAACCCGGAAGAACATTGAACAGGCGCAGCGTATTCTGGCTATTGACCGGGTGCGGTTCGATGCCGGTACGCTTCTGCTGGCCGATTTCCGCAACAGCGAGTACGCGGTCCAGCAAGCCGAGAACAATTACCTCCGGGCGGTTTACGACGTACTGCTGGGGCAACTGCAGGTCCGGAAAGCGTTGGGGAGTTTGTGA
- a CDS encoding sulfite exporter TauE/SafE family protein, which yields MPEFTTLFLLCLTALTAGFIDSVVGGGGLVQIPALFLLFPHFPVPRVIGTNRFSSFMGTGVAAWQYVQRVAVPWPIVLWAAVAASICSFLGARLSSLLPGAVLKPIMLVLMTGIAIYTYRNKTLGQEENLRIAPDKLPWLAGALGGAIGFYNGFVGPGTGSLLVFGFVSLLGFDFLRASAQAKIINVVADVSSLIFFITNGYVTYELAIPMMLCNMAGSFIGSRMAIGRGSAFIRALFLIVVFGLIARFGYEVVRDWGGW from the coding sequence ATGCCCGAGTTTACAACCCTTTTTTTGCTTTGTTTGACGGCCCTGACGGCCGGTTTTATCGACTCCGTAGTGGGCGGTGGGGGTCTGGTTCAGATCCCCGCCCTCTTTCTGCTTTTCCCCCATTTTCCGGTACCGCGGGTCATTGGCACCAACCGGTTTTCGTCGTTTATGGGCACGGGTGTAGCGGCCTGGCAATATGTTCAGCGGGTGGCCGTGCCGTGGCCTATTGTGCTGTGGGCGGCCGTAGCGGCCAGTATTTGTTCGTTTCTGGGCGCGCGGCTGTCGAGCCTGCTACCGGGTGCCGTGCTGAAACCCATCATGCTGGTTTTGATGACAGGCATCGCCATCTATACCTATCGTAACAAAACACTGGGACAGGAAGAAAACCTGCGGATAGCCCCCGACAAGCTACCGTGGCTGGCCGGGGCACTGGGTGGAGCCATCGGGTTTTACAACGGCTTTGTGGGGCCGGGCACAGGTAGTCTGTTGGTATTCGGGTTTGTGAGTTTACTCGGCTTCGACTTCCTACGGGCCTCGGCACAGGCCAAAATCATCAACGTCGTAGCCGATGTATCGTCGCTTATTTTCTTCATTACGAACGGCTACGTCACCTACGAACTCGCCATCCCGATGATGCTCTGCAACATGGCCGGGTCGTTTATCGGGAGCCGCATGGCCATCGGGCGCGGGTCGGCATTTATCCGGGCGCTGTTTCTGATAGTCGTATTTGGGCTGATTGCCCGGTTTGGCTACGAGGTGGTGAGGGATTGGGGTGGCTGGTGA
- a CDS encoding HPF/RaiA family ribosome-associated protein yields the protein MRLQIHAVHFTADRSLLDFIQAKLNKLDTFHDRIISGEVFLKLDGSETNKVKEKVMEVRLLIPGKELFVKEHDKTFESATDRVLEVLKDKLVRCKEKRNDFSSSTIAQAKERMKMDEPVEVDLDD from the coding sequence ATGAGACTTCAAATTCATGCTGTGCACTTTACGGCCGACCGTAGCCTGCTCGATTTCATCCAGGCGAAGCTGAACAAGTTAGACACTTTCCACGACCGCATTATCAGTGGTGAGGTGTTTCTGAAACTCGACGGGTCGGAAACCAACAAAGTGAAAGAAAAAGTCATGGAGGTGCGGCTGCTCATTCCGGGCAAAGAGCTCTTCGTGAAAGAACACGATAAGACGTTTGAAAGCGCCACCGACCGCGTGTTGGAGGTGCTCAAAGATAAATTGGTTCGTTGCAAAGAGAAACGCAACGACTTTTCGAGTTCAACCATTGCGCAGGCCAAAGAGCGCATGAAAATGGACGAACCCGTCGAAGTTGATTTAGACGATTAA